The proteins below are encoded in one region of Podarcis raffonei isolate rPodRaf1 chromosome 8, rPodRaf1.pri, whole genome shotgun sequence:
- the LOC128418402 gene encoding phospholipase A2 inhibitor gamma subunit B-like isoform X2: METPLPICFLSIFIVTGASLECETCAGVGNTCNGPMETCSPGFDMCAVTLSEARLGMKMNSVVKHCVQSKSCNDGTSIINLGKTGGLLSQVFCCVGAKCKTMTPTLTPTRSKPNGKFCPACYAMNSECEEEWVQCNGEENYCLDVSGTTDLGTLAVKTTMKGCTNSPTCEELEEHSGSISGITITSSSSCRPAGSTSGGHRIVPGSFGLFLAALAGLQFVMHLP; encoded by the exons ATGGAGACGCCACTGCCTATCTGCTTCCTTTCAATCTTCATTGTGACAG GGGCTTCTCTGGAATGCGAGACTTGTGCAGGCGTTGGGAATACCTGCAATGGACCTATGGAAACGTGCTCTCCTGGTTTTGACATGTGTGCTGTTACTCTGTCGGAGGCCAGACTGG GAATGAAGATGAACTCCGTTGTGAAACACTGCGTGCAATCCAAATCTTGCAATGATGGCACCTCCATCATCAATTTGGGCAAGACAGGAGGACTACTGAGCCAAGTGTTTTGCTGCGTTGGAGCCAAGTGCAAGACAATGACCCCCACCT TGACACCCACAAGAAGCAAACCAAATGGGAAGTTTTGCCCAGCCTGCTATGCTATGAACAGTGAATGTGAGGAGGAATGGGTTCAATGTAATGGAGAGGAGAACTACTGCCTTGATGTTTCTGGAACTACAGACCTAGGTAC ATTAGCTGTTAAGACCACCATGAAGGGCTGTACGAACTCTCCAACCTGTGAGGAACTGGAAGAACATTCCGGCTCAATATCTGGGATCACTATTACTTCCTCAAGCAGTTGCAGGCCAGCTGGCAGCACCTCTGGAGGCCACAGGATCGTTCCAGGATCATTTGGACTCTTCCTTGCAGCCCTTGCTGGCCTCCAGTTTGTGATGCACCTCCCATGA
- the LOC128418402 gene encoding phospholipase A2 inhibitor gamma subunit B-like isoform X1 — protein sequence METPLPICFLSIFIVTGASLECETCAGVGNTCNGPMETCSPGFDMCAVTLSEARLGMKMNSVVKHCVQSKSCNDGTSIINLGKTGGLLSQVFCCVGAKCKTMTPTLTPTRSKPNGKFCPACYAMNSECEEEWVQCNGEENYCLDVSGTTDLGTLAVKTTMKGCTNSPTCEELEEHSGSISGITITSSSSCRPAGSTSGGHRIVPGSFGLFLAALAGLQFVMHLP from the exons ATGGAGACGCCACTGCCTATCTGCTTCCTTTCAATCTTCATTGTGACAG GGGCTTCTCTGGAATGCGAGACTTGTGCAGGCGTTGGGAATACCTGCAATGGACCTATGGAAACGTGCTCTCCTGGTTTTGACATGTGTGCTGTTACTCTGTCGGAGGCCAGACTGG GAATGAAGATGAACTCCGTTGTGAAACACTGCGTGCAATCCAAATCTTGCAATGATGGCACCTCCATCATCAATTTGGGCAAGACAGGAGGACTACTGAGCCAAGTGTTTTGCTGCGTTGGAGCCAAGTGCAAGACAATGACCCCCACCT TGACACCCACAAGAAGCAAACCAAATGGGAAGTTTTGCCCAGCCTGCTATGCTATGAACAGTGAATGTGAGGAGGAATGGGTTCAATGTAATGGAGAGGAGAACTACTGCCTTGATGTTTCTGGAACTACAGACCTAG GAACATTAGCTGTTAAGACCACCATGAAGGGCTGTACGAACTCTCCAACCTGTGAGGAACTGGAAGAACATTCCGGCTCAATATCTGGGATCACTATTACTTCCTCAAGCAGTTGCAGGCCAGCTGGCAGCACCTCTGGAGGCCACAGGATCGTTCCAGGATCATTTGGACTCTTCCTTGCAGCCCTTGCTGGCCTCCAGTTTGTGATGCACCTCCCATGA